In a single window of the Paenibacillus sp. MMS20-IR301 genome:
- a CDS encoding aminopeptidase, which translates to MTQTEHQLKLSKYADLAVQIGVNVQPGQILVVNAPITAAEFVRLITAKAYAIGASQVKVNWSDEFVTRQQFEHAAPEVFTKAPTWLAGELTEFAENGAAFLSVIAENPDALKGIDPERIANFQKTRGAALTKYREMQMSDKVSWSIVAIPSQPWADKVFPELPAEERVDKLWEAIFHTVRLDREDPVAAWQEHLDTLEQKADVLNAKKYKSLHYIAPGTDLVIELPEGHLWAQGDSINAKGHSFVANMPTEEVFTAPLKTGVNGTVRSTKPLSHGGNIIDGFSISFENGRITSVSAEQGQEALEYLISMDEGAKYLGEVALVPHKSPISESGILYFNTLFDENASNHLAIGTAYAFCLEGGKDMNQEELTARGLNNSVTHVDFMIGSAEMDIYGITADGTQEPVFLKGNWAF; encoded by the coding sequence ATGACACAAACAGAGCATCAATTGAAGCTTAGCAAGTATGCAGATCTGGCGGTGCAAATCGGTGTTAATGTTCAGCCGGGACAAATTCTGGTCGTGAATGCACCTATTACCGCAGCCGAATTCGTGCGCCTGATTACAGCCAAAGCTTACGCCATCGGTGCCAGCCAGGTCAAGGTCAACTGGAGCGATGAATTCGTTACCCGCCAGCAGTTCGAGCATGCCGCGCCGGAGGTCTTCACCAAGGCCCCTACCTGGCTCGCAGGTGAACTGACGGAATTCGCTGAGAATGGCGCTGCCTTCTTATCCGTAATTGCCGAGAATCCTGATGCGCTCAAAGGCATTGATCCCGAGCGGATCGCCAATTTCCAGAAAACCCGGGGAGCCGCACTCACGAAATACCGCGAAATGCAAATGTCCGACAAAGTCAGCTGGAGTATTGTTGCCATCCCGTCCCAGCCGTGGGCCGACAAGGTATTCCCCGAGCTGCCTGCCGAAGAACGTGTTGACAAGCTCTGGGAAGCTATTTTCCACACAGTCCGTCTGGACCGCGAGGACCCGGTTGCAGCCTGGCAGGAGCATCTGGACACGCTGGAGCAGAAGGCCGATGTGCTCAACGCCAAGAAATACAAAAGCCTGCATTACATAGCCCCTGGAACAGATCTTGTCATCGAGCTGCCTGAAGGACATCTATGGGCGCAAGGTGACAGCATCAATGCTAAAGGCCACTCCTTTGTCGCTAATATGCCAACTGAAGAAGTATTCACGGCTCCCCTGAAAACCGGTGTTAACGGTACTGTACGCAGCACGAAGCCGCTTAGCCATGGCGGGAACATTATTGACGGCTTCTCGATCAGCTTCGAGAACGGCCGTATTACCAGCGTCAGCGCGGAGCAGGGCCAGGAAGCTCTGGAATACCTGATCAGCATGGATGAAGGTGCCAAATACCTTGGAGAGGTAGCGCTTGTGCCGCACAAATCGCCGATCTCTGAGTCCGGCATCCTCTATTTCAATACATTGTTTGATGAGAATGCATCGAACCATCTGGCCATCGGAACTGCTTATGCCTTCTGCCTTGAGGGCGGCAAGGACATGAACCAGGAGGAGCTGACTGCACGCGGCCTCAATAACAGTGTAACCCATGTTGACTTCATGATCGGCTCAGCTGAGATGGATATCTACGGTATTACGGCAGACGGTACGCAGGAGCCTGTGTTCCTCAAAGGAAACTGGGCATTCTAA
- a CDS encoding TrkH family potassium uptake protein, with product MANLSFGQLRLTPPKILSLGFVVLIAAGTLLLSLPAASTSGRISFIDALFMATSATCVTGLAVLDTGTQLTAFGQIVLLVLFQFGGLGFVTMATLITLVLNKRISLKERLLLQESMNQNSMQGIVKLIRRVLIYSLVIQLSGAILLAMRFVLDMPFGKAVYYGIFHSISIFNNAGFDLFGDVHGPFSGLTRYVEDPVVNITSMLLIFLGGIGFIVLSDVIDFPKRKRLTLHSKVVLATSAALILIGAAVFFWLELNSSLKPLHAGGKIMASFLQAITPRSGGVTTIEIPLLRESTQFLMILLMFIGAAPGSTGGGIKITTFAILVMTAYARLRGKEDIVMFRHRISKDNVYRAITMTLLSLMLVVISTMLLSVTESADFLTVLFEAVSAFGTSGITMGLTTELTTIGKVLVVILMFVGRTGPLTLAYALKPKNSKELYRYPEGNITIG from the coding sequence TTGGCTAACCTATCGTTCGGGCAGCTCAGGCTGACGCCGCCCAAAATATTATCCCTTGGCTTTGTAGTGCTGATTGCTGCGGGCACCCTGCTGCTGTCCCTGCCCGCCGCTTCCACAAGCGGGAGAATCTCCTTCATTGACGCGCTGTTTATGGCAACGTCAGCGACCTGTGTTACCGGACTTGCTGTTCTCGACACAGGAACGCAGCTGACGGCATTCGGGCAAATCGTCCTGCTCGTGCTGTTCCAGTTCGGCGGCCTCGGGTTCGTCACCATGGCGACGCTGATCACGCTGGTGCTGAACAAGCGCATCTCGCTGAAGGAACGGCTGCTGCTGCAGGAATCCATGAACCAGAACTCGATGCAGGGAATTGTGAAGCTGATCCGCCGCGTTCTGATCTATTCACTGGTGATCCAGCTGAGCGGTGCCATCCTGCTGGCTATGCGGTTTGTGCTCGACATGCCCTTTGGTAAAGCAGTGTATTACGGAATCTTTCATAGCATCTCCATCTTCAATAACGCAGGCTTTGATCTGTTCGGCGATGTTCACGGACCCTTTAGCGGACTGACAAGGTATGTGGAAGACCCGGTTGTCAATATTACGTCTATGCTGCTGATTTTTCTCGGCGGTATCGGTTTTATTGTCTTATCCGATGTCATTGACTTTCCCAAACGCAAACGGCTGACCCTGCATTCCAAGGTCGTTCTGGCTACTTCAGCTGCCTTAATCCTGATCGGCGCGGCGGTATTCTTCTGGCTGGAGCTGAACTCTTCACTCAAGCCGCTGCATGCCGGAGGCAAGATAATGGCTTCGTTCCTGCAGGCCATTACGCCCCGCTCCGGCGGTGTGACGACGATCGAGATTCCGCTGCTGCGGGAATCCACGCAGTTCCTGATGATTCTGCTGATGTTCATCGGTGCGGCACCCGGCTCTACCGGCGGCGGAATCAAGATTACCACCTTCGCCATTCTGGTCATGACCGCCTATGCCCGGCTCCGGGGGAAGGAGGATATTGTGATGTTCCGCCACCGGATCTCTAAGGATAATGTCTACCGGGCTATTACAATGACCCTGCTGTCCCTGATGCTCGTGGTGATCTCCACTATGCTGCTGTCGGTGACAGAGAGTGCGGATTTTCTGACAGTACTATTTGAAGCTGTATCTGCTTTCGGTACCTCGGGCATTACGATGGGCCTGACCACTGAGCTGACTACGATCGGCAAGGTGCTGGTCGTCATTCTGATGTTCGTCGGCCGGACAGGGCCGCTTACGCTTGCTTACGCACTCAAACCCAAGAACAGCAAGGAGCTGTACCGTTATCCGGAGGGCAATATTACCATCGGCTAA
- a CDS encoding VOC family protein: protein MTSPIRNQVGAVFIPVSDIERSKNWYCSLLGLPLDGEILFGHLYDVPMQGPGIVLDSRIFTAESVLKVPSFHLLTDDIDAAYDHVKASGAEILTDIEHDHWFKFKDPDGNMLMICRSGEA, encoded by the coding sequence GTGACAAGTCCGATACGTAATCAGGTTGGTGCGGTCTTCATTCCGGTTAGTGATATCGAAAGGTCCAAAAACTGGTATTGCAGCCTGCTTGGGCTGCCGCTTGACGGTGAGATTCTGTTCGGTCATCTGTATGATGTGCCAATGCAGGGGCCGGGAATCGTGCTCGACAGCAGAATTTTCACTGCTGAATCTGTGCTGAAAGTGCCATCCTTTCATCTGCTTACAGACGATATTGATGCCGCCTATGATCATGTCAAAGCAAGCGGAGCAGAGATTCTCACAGATATTGAGCATGATCACTGGTTCAAATTCAAGGATCCCGACGGCAATATGCTGATGATCTGCCGTTCCGGGGAGGCTTAG
- a CDS encoding GNAT family N-acetyltransferase, with product MIVTLRELAPEDAGALLSLQHRLDQETAYMMLAPGERKSEIQQVEEMIASFAKADTSILIGAEAGGELAGYLSVRGGSFSRNKHSAYIVIGILKQYQGMGIGNGLFIEMDRWAKASGIVRLELTVMIHNERAVALYTRQGFDIEGVKKKSLLVNGEWVDEYYMSKLFTPALI from the coding sequence ATGATAGTAACCCTGAGAGAACTGGCTCCGGAGGATGCAGGCGCACTGCTCAGCCTGCAGCACCGGCTGGATCAGGAAACTGCGTACATGATGCTCGCTCCCGGTGAGCGGAAGTCTGAAATTCAGCAGGTAGAAGAGATGATCGCAAGCTTTGCCAAGGCAGACACATCGATCCTGATCGGTGCCGAAGCCGGCGGCGAATTAGCAGGATATTTATCCGTGCGCGGAGGGAGCTTTAGCCGCAATAAGCACAGCGCCTATATTGTCATCGGCATCCTGAAGCAATATCAGGGTATGGGGATCGGCAACGGTTTATTCATAGAGATGGACAGGTGGGCGAAGGCGAGCGGGATCGTGCGCCTGGAGCTGACGGTGATGATACATAATGAACGGGCTGTAGCGCTTTATACCCGGCAGGGGTTTGACATTGAAGGCGTGAAGAAAAAATCACTGCTCGTTAACGGGGAATGGGTCGACGAATATTACATGAGCAAACTATTTACTCCCGCACTAATATAA
- a CDS encoding hemolysin family protein, producing MGIGLSLTLVAILIILTAFFVATEFAVVRLRGSQVSQMVLDGKKNALAVQRVAANLDGYLSACQLGITITALGIGALAEPAFEQLLIPVFDLTNLSHSVSEPIAFALAFIIATFLHVVVGELAPKTAAINIPEKIGQVTAPLIIWFYRVLYPLIWLMNGSANLLVRMFGMKPASEHGDAHSEDEIRLILSESYESGKINKAEYGYVNRIFTFDEMLAKEIMVPRTDMVCLFTDHSLQENIAIIRKEQYTRFPVADGSKDNIIGMINTKQLYLQYDNNPDFDFKSLILPLLTVSEVTPVKTLLTRMQKERVHIALLLDEYGGTSGLITIEDILEEIVGEIRDEFDGDERKNVELLSDNHYLFDGNVSLLEIKDLTGLDFHDEEVTTIGGWLYSHLEEPVVGKSHEYGHVTLTVREMNRHRIRRVEIVIHPQVAEDAPVHSE from the coding sequence ATGGGTATAGGACTTAGTTTGACGCTCGTGGCAATTTTGATTATTTTAACCGCATTTTTTGTAGCAACGGAGTTTGCAGTAGTGAGATTAAGAGGAAGCCAGGTCAGCCAAATGGTGCTCGACGGGAAGAAGAATGCACTCGCGGTACAGCGGGTAGCTGCCAACCTTGACGGTTATCTCTCCGCCTGCCAGCTGGGGATCACCATTACGGCGCTCGGAATCGGGGCACTTGCAGAGCCTGCCTTTGAGCAGCTGCTCATTCCCGTATTCGACCTGACGAATCTGAGCCACAGTGTCAGCGAGCCAATCGCGTTCGCACTGGCTTTCATTATCGCAACATTCCTGCACGTCGTTGTCGGTGAACTAGCACCGAAGACGGCCGCTATAAACATTCCGGAGAAAATTGGTCAGGTTACCGCACCGCTGATTATTTGGTTCTACAGAGTATTGTACCCGTTGATTTGGCTCATGAACGGTTCCGCCAACCTGCTCGTCCGTATGTTCGGGATGAAGCCTGCCAGCGAGCACGGCGACGCCCACAGTGAAGACGAGATCCGTCTGATCTTGTCCGAGAGCTATGAGAGCGGCAAAATCAACAAAGCGGAATACGGTTATGTTAACCGGATTTTCACCTTTGATGAGATGCTGGCCAAGGAAATCATGGTTCCCCGGACAGATATGGTATGTCTGTTCACCGATCACTCGCTGCAGGAGAATATTGCAATCATCCGTAAAGAGCAGTATACACGTTTCCCAGTGGCTGACGGCAGTAAAGACAATATCATCGGCATGATCAACACCAAACAGCTGTACCTGCAATACGATAACAACCCGGATTTCGATTTCAAAAGCCTGATCCTGCCGCTGCTGACCGTCTCGGAAGTAACGCCGGTGAAGACGCTGCTGACCCGCATGCAGAAGGAACGCGTACATATCGCCCTACTGCTTGACGAATACGGCGGAACCTCAGGACTCATTACCATTGAAGACATCCTGGAAGAGATCGTCGGCGAAATCCGCGATGAATTCGACGGTGATGAACGCAAGAATGTTGAGCTGCTGAGCGACAATCATTATCTGTTTGACGGCAATGTGTCCCTGCTGGAGATCAAGGATCTTACAGGACTCGATTTCCATGACGAGGAAGTGACTACGATCGGCGGATGGCTGTACAGCCACCTGGAAGAACCGGTTGTCGGCAAAAGCCATGAGTACGGGCATGTTACATTGACTGTCCGCGAGATGAACCGCCACCGGATCCGCCGGGTTGAGATTGTCATTCACCCGCAGGTTGCCGAGGATGCTCCAGTGCACAGCGAGTAG